One genomic region from Yamadazyma tenuis chromosome 4, complete sequence encodes:
- a CDS encoding uncharacterized protein (COG:S; EggNog:ENOG503P46P; MEROPS:MER0031645) — MLFGTQRISVAVAVWKGLTPRRTFQIPSHYKPSEPVKHLPFSDLCRIWFNSFKPNRLKTLQDELVELVYSAEHRKNLNVTVSNKKVPVDDKGNFINEVCFEVINDSQKPTKHIVFVHGYGASLGCFARNFQLIDKFVDMNHNYKVHFLDNLSFGLSSNPKIQSSSTSINGWPIERCPPVKLDDPEPTDRQKLYNKYYKLVKSFSVEEDKFREYQQKFTPILQEIENYYLEGIDGWRQSSGIEKIDYLVGHSYGGYWSASYGVRYPNHLRNLILLSPVGVERHIHSIKHPLKFEDPNKIQPTLDPTDHNFLSRIPILPRKTVRHWYDLQPYLPRLLKLMGPWGVAKYYEMWYSKLFKINKLITKLGGPEKVFKSQIDLHYGSNRECHLIIEYLYNSITNGTVSDIYIKYLLTPSTVSKHPIFDKFNEFLKNNQWDDKFEVHFLYGQYDFMNSEAGSKLVELVNKQTQTQTAEFHTVGEGGHNLYIDNPFETNSLIHDIVKRQD, encoded by the coding sequence tttcaaacCCAACAGGCTCAAAACTTTACAAGAtgaattggtggagttggtgtACAGTGCCGAGCACCGCAAGAACCTCAATGTGACTGTTAGCAACAAGAAAGTGCCCGTGGATGATAAGGGGAATTTTATCAATGAAGTGTGCTTTGAGGTGATTAATGATAGCCAAAAGCCCACCAAACATATTGTGTTTGTCCACGGATATGGGGCTTCTTTAGGATGTTTTGCCCGAAACTTCCAGCTCATTGACAAGTTTGTGGACATGAATCACAATTACAAGGTCCATTTTTTGGATAATCTTTCGTTTGGGCTCTCTTCCAATCCCAAGATCCAATCGAGCTCAACTTCTATAAATGGCTGGCCAATCGAAAGATGCCCTCCCGTGAAATTAGATGACCCAGAGCCCACAGACCGCCAGAAACTATACAACAAGTACtacaagttggtgaaatCTTTTTcggttgaagaagacaaatTCAGAGAGTACCAACAGAAGTTCACTCCAATCTTGCAAGAAATCGAAAACTATTACCTTGAAGGTATCGACGGATGGAGACAAAGTTCAGGAATTGAAAAGATCGATTATCTTGTGGGGCACTCCTACGGAGGTTACTGGTCTGCTTCATATGGTGTAAGATATCCCAATCACCTCAGAAACTTGATTCTATTGTCTCCAGTTGGGGTAGAAAGGCATATTCACTCCATTAAGCACCCTCTTAAGTTCGAAGATCCGAACAAGATACAGCCCACCCTAGACCCGACAGACCACAATTTTCTTAGTCGGATCCCGATTCTTCCACGCAAAACCGTGAGGCATTGGTAtgatttgcagccatattTACCCAGACTTTTAAAGTTGATGGGCCCTTGGGGAGTGGCCAAATACTACGAAATGTGGTATTCAAAGctattcaaaatcaacaagctCATTACCAAGCTTGGAGGACCTGAGAAAGTGTTCAAAAGTCAAATTGACTTACATTATGGAAGCAATAGAGAATGCCATTTAATCATCGAGTATTTGTACAACTCCATTACCAATGGCACCGTTTCAGACATCTACATCAAGTATCTCCTCACCCCTAGTACCGTTAGCAAGCACCCAATTTTCGACAAGTTTAATGAGTTTCTCAAGAATAACCAATGGGATGACAAGTTTGAGGTACACTTTCTCTATGGGCAATACGACTTCATGAACTCCGAAGCTGGCTCCAAGCTTGTggaattggtcaataagCAGacccaaacacaaaccGCCGAGTTTCATACTGTTGGAGAAGGAGGTCACAATCTCTACATTGATAATCCGTTCGAAACCAACAGTCTAATTCACGATATTGTTAAACGGCAGGACTAA